The Aequorivita sublithincola DSM 14238 genome window below encodes:
- the mraZ gene encoding division/cell wall cluster transcriptional repressor MraZ yields MLNLIGTYECKADVKGRVMVPAPLKKQLASAAPDGFVIKRAVFQPCLEMYPMKEWNDLMQKMGELNRFDRKNNDFIRRFTAGVKTVELDATGRLLIPKDLLSFAGINKELVISSAINIVEIWDKDKYEQAIDDAANDFADLAEEVMGNKGNDGN; encoded by the coding sequence ATGCTCAATCTAATAGGCACATACGAATGTAAAGCAGACGTAAAAGGACGCGTCATGGTGCCTGCGCCTTTAAAAAAGCAATTGGCTTCGGCGGCACCAGATGGATTTGTGATTAAGCGTGCGGTGTTTCAGCCATGTCTGGAAATGTACCCAATGAAGGAGTGGAATGACCTAATGCAGAAAATGGGCGAGCTGAATCGTTTCGACAGAAAGAACAATGATTTTATAAGAAGGTTTACGGCAGGTGTCAAAACCGTGGAGCTAGACGCTACAGGGCGTTTACTGATCCCGAAAGATCTGCTTTCTTTCGCAGGAATAAACAAGGAATTGGTAATTTCTTCAGCAATAAATATTGTTGAAATCTGGGATAAGGATAAATACGAACAAGCGATTGACGATGCTGCAAATGATTTTGCAGATTTGGCTGAAGAAGTAATGGGAAACAAGGGTAATGATGGAAACTGA
- the rsmH gene encoding 16S rRNA (cytosine(1402)-N(4))-methyltransferase RsmH: protein MMETEYHNPVLLKETVQGLNIKPDGVYVDVTFGGGGHSREILKHLGPTGKLIAFDQDTDALENAIDDERFLLINQNFRLLKKFLRFHGYKTVDGILGDFGVSSHQFDVAERGFSTRFEADLDMRMNRDSNFSAYTVVNKYDEVQLRDVLSNYGELRNAAAMARIIVEARQDGKIKTSEQLKKVLGRFLPPHKENKILAQIYQAIRIEVNQELEALKEFLLQTNEVLQPGGRICLISYHSLEDRLVKRYIRSGMFQGEPEKDVFGRFEVPFKAVGKFIIPSKGEIKQNNRARSAKLRIAEKL from the coding sequence ATGATGGAAACTGAATATCATAATCCAGTTTTGCTGAAGGAAACAGTTCAAGGACTAAACATAAAGCCAGATGGTGTTTATGTGGATGTAACTTTTGGCGGTGGCGGCCATTCCCGAGAAATATTGAAGCACTTAGGTCCAACCGGAAAACTAATTGCTTTTGACCAAGATACGGATGCGCTGGAAAACGCTATTGATGATGAGCGATTTCTACTAATCAATCAGAATTTCAGGCTTCTCAAAAAGTTTTTACGCTTTCATGGCTATAAAACGGTTGATGGCATTTTGGGTGATTTTGGAGTTTCATCGCATCAGTTTGATGTTGCAGAAAGAGGTTTCTCAACCCGTTTTGAGGCTGATTTAGATATGCGAATGAATCGTGATAGTAATTTTTCAGCATACACGGTTGTCAATAAATATGATGAAGTGCAATTGCGAGATGTTCTTTCAAATTATGGTGAATTGCGAAATGCAGCCGCAATGGCTCGCATCATTGTTGAAGCGCGTCAAGATGGTAAAATTAAAACCAGCGAACAACTTAAAAAAGTGCTTGGCAGGTTTCTTCCACCGCACAAGGAAAATAAAATTCTTGCACAGATTTATCAAGCAATCAGGATTGAAGTGAATCAGGAATTGGAAGCTTTAAAAGAATTTTTGCTTCAAACAAACGAAGTTTTGCAACCAGGCGGACGCATCTGTTTGATAAGCTATCACTCGTTAGAAGACCGATTGGTGAAAAGATACATAAGAAGTGGAATGTTTCAAGGCGAACCCGAAAAAGATGTTTTTGGAAGATTTGAAGTTCCATTTAAAGCAGTGGGAAAATTCATAATTCCTTCAAAAGGCGAAATAAAACAAAATAACCGCGCCCGAAGCGCCAAGCTTCGAATTGCGGAAAAATTATAA
- a CDS encoding FtsL-like putative cell division protein, giving the protein MKEGFYNIIKGKFLVSDDALKNWRFIIFLSVLALIMIGSSHTADKKVHKISKLNAQVKELKSEYVDVRMLLMQARMESKIIAAMESRGLQPSGTPPKRIMIIDKKE; this is encoded by the coding sequence TTGAAAGAAGGTTTTTACAACATAATAAAAGGTAAATTTTTAGTAAGTGACGACGCGCTAAAAAACTGGCGCTTCATCATTTTTCTTTCTGTTTTGGCTTTGATAATGATTGGTAGTTCGCATACCGCCGATAAAAAGGTACATAAAATTTCAAAATTGAATGCACAGGTAAAAGAGTTAAAAAGTGAATATGTAGATGTGAGGATGCTGTTAATGCAGGCAAGGATGGAAAGCAAAATTATAGCCGCAATGGAAAGTCGTGGCTTGCAACCATCAGGCACACCGCCGAAACGGATAATGATTATTGATAAGAAAGAGTAA
- a CDS encoding penicillin-binding protein produces the protein MAFEEKNILNRLYIVAGFMFLFALAISIKLMNIQFVDGDMYRELAKENTTKNFTIPANRGNVYADDGSLLATSVPKYDIRFDAVTVTSEDFKENLKPLSEGLSKMFGKPVSYYQNMFRKARADKNRYLFIVKNLGYSDYIKVKNLPLFRKGPYKGGIIVEQRTVREHPIGQIAQRTVGDEAFDRPGYYAVGLEGAFNDLLTGKEGHRLKQKIAKGQWKPVYDENEVEPQDGFDIVSTINVNIQDIAHHALLKQLEYYEAEHGSVIVMEVATGEIKAVSNLGRTSDGKYYEKLNYAIGESHEPGSTFKVMAFMAALEDKVIDTSSVIETGNGRKMFYGRPINDSHRGGFGKISAARALEVSSNIGLATIIDNGYSKNPDKFINRLKSWHLNEKTGVAIKGEGTPMIPQPGDKKWSKNALPSMAYGYNLRLTPLQTLTFYNAIANNGVMVKPRFIKEVRAWNEKVTTYDTKIINPKICSDETLREVKEIMKNTVKRGTAKSLYSPDFSMAGKTGTAQTEYWMPGWKNDRRYVSSFAGFFPADNPKYSCIVIIHKPSTKKGFYGVDVSGPVFKRVAQKIFTDSQVIDSVEGVEKTDPAIQKDFEQYYTKLQQSSKTIPNVTGMAGMDAVSILENLGLKVQVVGNGTVSNQSIKSGEALKKGQLITLNLS, from the coding sequence ATGGCTTTTGAAGAGAAAAACATACTAAACCGTTTGTACATAGTCGCCGGATTTATGTTCCTCTTCGCGCTTGCAATAAGCATAAAGTTGATGAATATTCAATTTGTGGATGGTGATATGTACCGCGAACTTGCAAAGGAAAACACTACTAAAAACTTCACAATTCCAGCCAATAGAGGTAACGTTTATGCTGACGACGGCAGTCTTTTGGCAACATCGGTTCCAAAATACGACATCCGTTTTGACGCGGTTACCGTAACTTCTGAAGATTTCAAAGAAAACTTAAAACCACTTTCAGAAGGTTTGAGCAAAATGTTTGGCAAGCCTGTTTCCTATTATCAAAATATGTTTAGAAAGGCGCGCGCTGATAAAAATCGGTATTTGTTTATCGTTAAGAATCTGGGCTATTCAGATTATATTAAGGTTAAAAATTTGCCGCTTTTTAGAAAAGGGCCTTACAAAGGAGGCATTATCGTAGAGCAACGTACCGTTCGCGAACATCCAATTGGGCAAATCGCGCAACGAACCGTTGGTGATGAGGCTTTTGACCGCCCTGGTTATTACGCGGTTGGTCTTGAAGGCGCTTTCAACGATTTATTGACTGGAAAGGAAGGTCATCGTCTAAAACAAAAAATTGCAAAAGGTCAATGGAAGCCGGTTTATGATGAAAATGAAGTAGAACCTCAAGATGGTTTCGATATCGTTTCAACCATAAACGTAAATATCCAAGACATTGCACACCACGCTTTGCTAAAACAACTAGAATATTACGAAGCCGAACACGGAAGCGTAATAGTGATGGAGGTTGCTACCGGCGAAATAAAAGCAGTTTCAAATCTTGGAAGAACTTCAGATGGAAAATACTACGAAAAACTAAATTACGCCATTGGCGAATCTCACGAACCTGGCTCTACCTTTAAGGTTATGGCTTTTATGGCTGCTTTGGAAGATAAGGTGATAGACACGAGTTCTGTAATTGAAACTGGGAATGGAAGAAAAATGTTTTACGGAAGACCTATTAATGATTCCCATCGCGGAGGTTTTGGAAAAATTTCAGCAGCCCGCGCTTTGGAAGTTTCTTCAAATATTGGTCTTGCAACTATCATTGATAATGGTTATTCTAAAAACCCAGATAAATTCATCAATCGTTTAAAAAGCTGGCATCTTAACGAAAAAACAGGCGTTGCCATTAAGGGTGAAGGAACACCGATGATTCCACAGCCAGGAGACAAAAAGTGGAGTAAAAACGCTCTTCCGTCCATGGCTTATGGTTACAATTTACGATTAACGCCTTTGCAAACGCTTACATTCTATAACGCTATAGCGAACAACGGTGTAATGGTTAAGCCTCGCTTTATAAAGGAAGTTCGGGCTTGGAACGAGAAAGTAACTACTTATGACACCAAAATTATCAATCCTAAAATTTGTTCTGATGAAACCTTGCGTGAAGTAAAGGAAATAATGAAAAACACCGTAAAACGTGGTACCGCCAAATCACTCTATTCTCCAGATTTTTCAATGGCGGGAAAAACAGGAACTGCGCAAACTGAATATTGGATGCCAGGTTGGAAGAATGATCGCCGTTATGTTTCATCCTTCGCGGGCTTCTTTCCTGCGGATAACCCAAAGTATTCTTGCATCGTGATTATTCACAAACCAAGTACAAAAAAAGGATTTTATGGAGTAGATGTTTCTGGGCCAGTTTTCAAAAGAGTTGCTCAAAAAATATTTACAGACTCTCAAGTTATAGACTCTGTGGAAGGTGTCGAAAAAACCGACCCAGCAATCCAAAAGGATTTTGAACAGTATTATACAAAGTTGCAACAATCTTCCAAAACCATTCCCAACGTAACTGGAATGGCAGGTATGGATGCTGTTTCAATATTGGAAAATCTTGGACTAAAAGTGCAAGTAGTGGGCAACGGGACAGTTTCAAACCAATCCATAAAATCTGGTGAAGCTCTTAAAAAAGGACAATTAATAACCTTGAATTTATCGTGA
- a CDS encoding UDP-N-acetylmuramoyl-L-alanyl-D-glutamate--2,6-diaminopimelate ligase: MIVLKDILYKVTIESVVGNTSVAISNLEFDSRKVSLNDVFIAIKGTLSDGHQFIKKAANQGALAIICETLPENIVNGITYVQVADSHKALAIMAANYYDNPSEELKLVGVTGTNGKTTVTSLLYQLFKKAGLAAGLLSTVKIMVGDIEYKATHTTPDSLTINKYLREMVDAGVEYCFMEVSSHGIHQKRTEALKFCGGVFTNLSHDHLDYHKDFAEYRDVKKSFFDELPKTAFALVNVDDKNGVVMLQNTKANKQTYALKTYADYRAQILESQFTGQLLKINNQELWVRLIGGFNAYNLLAIFGTAQLLGLEELEILQIMSTLESVDGRFQYLISKKKITAIVDYAHTPDALKNVLETINSIRTGNEEVITVVGCGGDRDAQKRPVMGSIAAALSTKVVFTSDNPRSENPEKIIEQIEAGVPAEHYKKTISITNRKEAIKAACQMANENDIILIAGKGHETYQEINGERFDFDDFKTVNQLLTTLNK, from the coding sequence GTGATAGTTTTAAAGGACATATTGTATAAAGTTACCATCGAAAGCGTCGTTGGAAACACTTCTGTAGCTATTAGCAACCTAGAATTTGATTCAAGAAAGGTTTCTTTGAACGATGTTTTTATTGCAATAAAAGGAACACTTTCAGATGGACATCAATTCATCAAAAAAGCTGCGAATCAAGGTGCTTTAGCAATTATCTGCGAAACTTTGCCAGAAAATATTGTGAATGGAATCACCTACGTTCAAGTAGCCGATTCGCACAAAGCATTGGCAATTATGGCGGCCAATTATTACGATAATCCTTCCGAAGAATTAAAACTTGTTGGAGTTACCGGCACCAACGGAAAAACAACGGTTACTTCGTTATTATACCAACTTTTCAAAAAAGCTGGTTTAGCAGCTGGATTGCTTTCCACTGTGAAAATAATGGTCGGAGATATTGAATATAAAGCAACGCACACAACGCCAGATTCGTTGACCATCAACAAATATTTACGTGAAATGGTAGATGCTGGTGTGGAATACTGTTTTATGGAAGTGAGTTCCCACGGAATTCATCAAAAGCGTACTGAAGCTCTGAAGTTTTGCGGCGGCGTTTTCACCAACCTTTCGCACGATCATTTGGATTATCACAAAGACTTCGCTGAATATCGTGACGTGAAAAAATCTTTTTTTGACGAACTGCCGAAAACCGCTTTCGCATTGGTAAATGTAGATGACAAAAACGGCGTGGTGATGCTCCAAAATACAAAAGCCAACAAACAAACCTACGCTCTAAAAACTTACGCAGATTACAGAGCGCAGATTTTGGAAAGTCAATTTACAGGACAACTTCTTAAGATAAACAATCAGGAATTATGGGTGAGATTGATTGGTGGTTTTAATGCCTATAATTTATTAGCAATCTTCGGAACAGCGCAGCTTTTAGGATTAGAAGAACTTGAAATCCTCCAAATTATGAGCACTTTGGAAAGTGTGGACGGACGCTTTCAATATCTAATTTCAAAAAAGAAAATCACGGCAATTGTGGATTATGCCCACACACCAGATGCTTTAAAAAATGTTTTGGAAACCATAAACAGCATCCGTACTGGAAATGAAGAAGTGATTACCGTTGTTGGCTGTGGCGGCGATCGCGATGCGCAAAAACGTCCGGTAATGGGAAGTATTGCTGCTGCGTTAAGCACAAAAGTGGTTTTTACAAGTGATAATCCGCGCAGTGAAAATCCAGAGAAAATTATAGAACAGATTGAAGCAGGTGTTCCTGCCGAACATTATAAAAAAACAATTTCAATAACAAATAGAAAGGAAGCCATAAAAGCCGCTTGCCAAATGGCGAATGAAAACGACATTATTTTAATCGCGGGTAAAGGTCACGAAACCTATCAAGAAATAAACGGAGAGCGCTTCGATTTTGATGATTTTAAAACCGTAAACCAACTTTTAACAACCCTAAACAAATAG
- the mraY gene encoding phospho-N-acetylmuramoyl-pentapeptide-transferase codes for MLYYFFEYLDKTYDVPGAGLFNFITFRAILAVILSLFIASVYGKKIINYLRRKQVGESIRDLGLEGQNEKAGTPTMGGIIIILATLIPVLLFAKLENIYVILLIVTTLWMGTIGFIDDYIKKFKNDKQGLPGKFKVIGQIGLGLFVGATMYFHPDIVVQHSTTSPGIETEIIAKGSENKFYVKDKAMLTTIPFVKENEFNYSELISWAGENYKSYVWLIFIPIVIIIITAVSNGANLTDGIDGLAAGTSAIIGLTLALFAWVSGNVVFADYLNIMYIPNTGEMTIFITAFVGALIGFLWYNTYPAQVFMGDTGSLTIGGIIAVIAIAVRKELLIPILCGIFLMENLSVILQVGWFKYTKKKFGEGRRIFRMAPLHHHYQIKGFHESKIVTRFWIVGIFLAIITIVTLKIR; via the coding sequence ATGCTTTATTACTTTTTTGAATATTTGGATAAAACGTATGATGTGCCGGGCGCAGGTTTGTTCAATTTCATTACGTTCCGAGCTATTTTGGCGGTTATACTTTCACTTTTTATTGCTTCAGTTTACGGTAAAAAAATAATTAATTACTTAAGAAGAAAACAAGTTGGTGAGTCTATTCGTGATCTTGGTTTAGAGGGTCAAAACGAAAAAGCTGGAACTCCAACAATGGGTGGAATTATCATTATTTTGGCAACGCTGATTCCTGTTTTGCTCTTTGCGAAACTGGAAAATATTTATGTAATTCTTTTAATAGTTACAACCCTGTGGATGGGAACTATCGGTTTTATTGACGATTACATCAAAAAATTTAAAAATGACAAGCAAGGTTTGCCGGGAAAGTTCAAAGTAATTGGACAAATAGGTTTGGGGCTCTTCGTTGGCGCAACCATGTATTTCCATCCAGATATTGTGGTTCAGCACAGCACAACCAGTCCAGGAATTGAAACTGAAATAATAGCTAAAGGCTCAGAAAATAAATTTTATGTGAAGGATAAAGCGATGCTTACCACCATCCCTTTCGTAAAAGAAAACGAATTTAATTATTCCGAATTGATAAGCTGGGCGGGTGAAAACTATAAAAGTTATGTCTGGTTAATTTTTATTCCAATCGTAATTATCATTATAACGGCAGTTTCAAATGGAGCAAATCTCACCGATGGAATTGATGGGCTCGCCGCAGGAACATCGGCTATAATCGGGCTCACACTCGCATTGTTCGCTTGGGTTTCGGGCAATGTCGTCTTTGCGGATTATCTCAACATAATGTACATCCCAAATACGGGCGAAATGACCATTTTCATAACTGCATTCGTGGGTGCCCTTATCGGATTTTTATGGTACAATACCTATCCGGCGCAAGTTTTTATGGGCGATACCGGTAGTTTAACTATTGGCGGAATTATCGCCGTAATCGCCATCGCGGTTCGTAAAGAATTATTAATTCCTATTCTCTGCGGAATTTTTTTAATGGAAAATCTTTCAGTGATTTTGCAGGTTGGATGGTTCAAATACACAAAGAAAAAGTTTGGTGAAGGAAGACGCATTTTCAGAATGGCACCACTTCATCATCACTATCAAATAAAAGGATTTCACGAAAGTAAGATTGTAACACGGTTTTGGATTGTGGGAATTTTTTTAGCAATTATTACAATCGTCACATTAAAAATACGGTAA
- the murD gene encoding UDP-N-acetylmuramoyl-L-alanine--D-glutamate ligase, producing the protein MKERLVILGGGESGVGTAILAKKKGFEVFVSDFGKIKEKYKQVLINNEIEWEDEGHSEEKILFADVVMKSPGIPDKAPIVKKLHEKGVKVISEIEFAAKFTKATIVGITGSNGKTTTASLTYELLKYGGLNVALGGNIGKSFAEQVSEEKYENFVLELSSFQLDGIETFSPHIAVLTNLSPDHLDRYDYKYENYIASKFRITMNQTSQDYFIYDADDVEIIKWLSQNPIKAQPLPFSVKKELNQGAFKRNNEIIIKINNKEFNMPIATIGIQGEHNVKNAMAASTIATLLRIRKQTIRESLEGFQGVEHRLEKVLKIHNVMYINDSKATNVNATYFALDSMENPTVWIVGGVDKGNDYSELLPLVNEKVKAIICLGVDNQKIINAFGNVVETIIETDSMAMAVQVAYKLVENNNTVLLSPACASFDLFENYEDRGRQFKEAVRNL; encoded by the coding sequence ATGAAAGAAAGATTGGTGATTTTAGGAGGAGGCGAAAGCGGAGTAGGAACAGCCATTTTAGCAAAAAAGAAAGGTTTTGAAGTATTCGTTTCAGACTTCGGAAAAATTAAAGAGAAGTACAAACAAGTTCTTATAAATAATGAAATTGAATGGGAAGATGAGGGTCATTCTGAAGAGAAAATCCTTTTCGCTGATGTAGTAATGAAAAGTCCAGGAATTCCTGATAAAGCGCCAATCGTTAAGAAATTACACGAAAAAGGAGTGAAGGTAATTTCTGAAATTGAGTTTGCTGCAAAATTCACAAAGGCAACAATTGTTGGAATTACCGGAAGCAACGGAAAAACCACAACTGCAAGTTTGACTTATGAATTGCTGAAGTACGGTGGCCTAAACGTGGCTTTGGGCGGAAACATCGGAAAGAGTTTCGCTGAACAAGTTTCAGAAGAGAAGTATGAAAATTTCGTACTCGAACTCAGTAGTTTTCAACTTGATGGAATTGAAACTTTTTCGCCACACATAGCAGTTTTGACCAATTTGAGCCCAGACCATTTGGATAGATATGATTATAAATATGAAAATTATATCGCTTCAAAATTTAGGATAACGATGAATCAAACGTCTCAGGACTATTTTATATATGACGCAGACGATGTAGAAATAATTAAATGGCTATCGCAAAACCCCATAAAAGCACAGCCGCTTCCTTTTTCAGTTAAAAAAGAATTGAATCAGGGAGCATTCAAAAGAAACAACGAAATAATAATAAAAATAAATAATAAAGAATTCAATATGCCAATCGCAACAATAGGAATACAAGGAGAACACAACGTAAAAAACGCCATGGCTGCTTCAACCATAGCAACATTATTAAGAATCCGAAAGCAGACAATTCGTGAGAGTTTGGAAGGTTTTCAGGGTGTTGAGCACAGACTTGAAAAGGTTTTGAAAATTCATAATGTGATGTACATCAATGACTCCAAAGCCACGAATGTGAATGCTACCTATTTCGCACTGGACAGTATGGAAAATCCAACAGTTTGGATTGTTGGCGGTGTAGATAAAGGAAATGATTACAGTGAATTATTGCCATTGGTAAACGAAAAAGTAAAAGCAATAATCTGCCTTGGCGTTGATAATCAAAAAATCATCAATGCCTTCGGAAACGTTGTTGAGACAATAATTGAAACAGATTCTATGGCAATGGCGGTGCAAGTTGCATACAAATTGGTTGAAAATAATAACACCGTTCTCCTTTCCCCAGCCTGCGCAAGTTTTGATTTATTTGAAAATTACGAAGACCGAGGAAGACAATTTAAAGAAGCAGTAAGAAACCTGTAG
- a CDS encoding FtsW/RodA/SpoVE family cell cycle protein — MKNIFHYIQGDRAIWGVVFLLALFSFMPVYSASSNLAYLYGDGSTLPYLFRHFAHLVLGFAILYGVHKIPYNYFRGLSIIAIPVVILLLVITMAEGTTIEGANASRWIRVPFVGVTFQTSTLAGVALMTYVARYLSRIKDKAVTFKETLLPLWVPVFIVLALILPANFSTTAIFFLMIVLLVFIGGYPLRYLGIILGAGLIFLTLFVISAKAFPGVFPNRVDTWMSRVENFSDDKDTEADYQIEKAKIAIASGGITGVGPGKSVQKNFLPQSSSDFIYAIIVEEFGLLGGLFLMVLYLFLLFRIVVVAHKATSVFGKLLVIGVGLPIVFRAMINMAVAVELFPVTGQNLPLISSGGTSIWMTCLALGMVLSVSAKREVIAKEETEENPLDILSETI, encoded by the coding sequence GTGAAAAACATTTTTCATTACATACAAGGAGATAGAGCGATTTGGGGAGTAGTATTCCTTTTGGCGTTATTTTCGTTTATGCCGGTTTATAGCGCGAGCAGTAACCTTGCCTATTTGTATGGCGATGGAAGCACGCTGCCTTACTTATTTAGACATTTTGCGCATTTAGTTTTGGGTTTTGCCATTTTGTATGGCGTTCATAAAATACCGTATAATTATTTTAGAGGGCTTTCTATTATTGCGATTCCAGTAGTTATTTTGCTTTTGGTCATAACAATGGCCGAAGGAACAACCATTGAAGGCGCCAATGCCAGCCGTTGGATTCGTGTGCCTTTTGTAGGGGTTACGTTTCAAACTTCAACTTTGGCGGGTGTGGCTTTAATGACTTATGTAGCACGGTATTTATCACGAATAAAAGACAAAGCAGTTACTTTCAAAGAAACCTTGTTACCGCTTTGGGTTCCAGTGTTTATAGTGCTTGCATTAATTCTTCCAGCCAACTTTTCAACAACGGCTATCTTTTTTTTAATGATTGTTTTGTTGGTATTTATAGGTGGTTATCCGTTGCGATATTTAGGAATTATACTAGGAGCAGGATTGATTTTCCTAACCCTTTTTGTGATTTCAGCCAAAGCATTTCCAGGAGTTTTTCCGAACCGTGTGGATACTTGGATGAGTAGGGTTGAAAATTTTAGTGATGATAAAGATACCGAAGCAGACTATCAAATTGAAAAAGCAAAAATAGCCATTGCTTCTGGTGGTATCACAGGTGTTGGACCTGGAAAAAGCGTTCAGAAAAACTTTTTGCCGCAATCGTCTTCAGATTTTATTTACGCAATCATCGTTGAAGAATTTGGTCTTTTAGGCGGATTGTTTTTAATGGTTTTATATCTATTTCTGCTTTTCAGAATTGTGGTAGTTGCACACAAAGCCACTTCCGTTTTTGGGAAATTACTGGTCATAGGTGTGGGTCTTCCAATTGTGTTTAGAGCGATGATTAACATGGCGGTTGCGGTGGAATTATTCCCTGTAACAGGACAAAATTTACCATTAATAAGTAGTGGAGGAACCTCCATTTGGATGACGTGTTTGGCGTTGGGAATGGTTTTAAGCGTAAGCGCAAAAAGAGAAGTAATAGCAAAAGAAGAAACCGAAGAAAATCCATTGGACATATTAAGTGAAACCATATAA
- the murG gene encoding undecaprenyldiphospho-muramoylpentapeptide beta-N-acetylglucosaminyltransferase — MKPKFIISGGGTGGHIYPAVAIANELKTRFPDAEFLFVGAKDRMEMEKVPQAGYKIIGLWISGLQRSLSLQNLAFLLKLVSSLRKSHKILKEFKPDVAIGTGGYASAPLLRMAALRTIPCLIQEQNSHAGITNKWLSSKVQKICVAYEGMQQFFPLEKIRLTGNPVRQDLLDISSKREEAISFFNLKKDKKTLLVLGGSLGARRINELIEKSLPFFEKNNVQVIWQCGKYYEETYKNKGSETVQVHTFLNRMDLAYAAADFIISRAGALSVSELCLVGKPVVFIPSPNVAEDHQTKNARSISDKNAALLIKESELDSNFESEFSELITSEEKQKALSKNIKKLAKPNATKDIVEEIEKLLNKS; from the coding sequence TTGAAACCAAAATTCATCATATCAGGCGGCGGAACCGGGGGTCATATTTACCCGGCAGTAGCCATTGCAAACGAGTTAAAAACCCGTTTTCCTGATGCTGAATTTTTGTTCGTCGGTGCCAAGGATAGAATGGAGATGGAAAAGGTGCCACAAGCAGGTTACAAAATTATAGGACTATGGATTTCAGGTTTGCAAAGAAGTTTATCACTTCAAAACCTGGCTTTTCTGTTGAAATTAGTTTCTAGTTTACGGAAATCTCATAAAATTCTAAAAGAATTCAAACCAGACGTTGCAATTGGAACCGGAGGATATGCAAGTGCACCATTATTAAGAATGGCAGCGTTAAGAACTATTCCGTGTTTAATTCAAGAACAAAACAGTCACGCAGGCATCACCAACAAATGGTTAAGCAGCAAAGTTCAAAAAATTTGTGTGGCTTATGAGGGAATGCAACAATTTTTTCCTTTAGAAAAAATAAGGCTTACTGGAAACCCTGTTAGGCAGGATTTGCTAGATATTTCTTCAAAAAGAGAAGAAGCGATTTCTTTTTTCAATTTGAAAAAAGATAAAAAAACCTTACTGGTTCTAGGCGGAAGTCTCGGAGCAAGAAGAATTAACGAATTGATTGAAAAATCATTACCATTTTTTGAAAAGAACAACGTACAAGTTATTTGGCAATGCGGAAAATATTACGAAGAAACCTATAAAAACAAAGGGAGTGAAACAGTTCAAGTCCACACATTTTTAAATCGAATGGATTTGGCCTATGCAGCAGCAGATTTCATCATTTCACGAGCTGGCGCACTGTCGGTTTCGGAATTGTGTTTAGTAGGGAAACCAGTTGTTTTCATTCCATCGCCCAATGTTGCTGAAGACCATCAAACGAAAAACGCAAGATCCATTTCTGATAAAAATGCTGCATTGCTGATTAAAGAAAGTGAATTGGATTCAAATTTTGAAAGCGAATTTTCAGAATTAATTACTTCCGAAGAAAAACAAAAAGCACTTTCGAAAAATATAAAAAAACTGGCAAAACCAAATGCCACAAAAGATATAGTTGAAGAGATTGAAAAATTATTGAACAAAAGTTGA